In one Shewanella loihica PV-4 genomic region, the following are encoded:
- the ccoN gene encoding cytochrome-c oxidase, cbb3-type subunit I → MMNHSQPQGADYNYTVVRQFALTTVLWGIIGMTVGVLIAAQLIWPQLNFETPWLTYSRLRPLHTNAVIFAFGTSALFATSYYIVQRTCQTRLFAPKLAAFTFWGWQAIILSAVITLPLGLTSSKEYAELEWPIDIAITIVWVAYAVVFFGTIVKRTTSHIYVANWFFGAFIITVAVLHIVNSMAVPVSLFKSYSLYSGAVDAMVQWWYGHNAVGFLLTAGFLGMMYYFVPKQAGRPVYSYRLSIVHFWALIALYIWAGPHHLHYTALPDWTQSLGMVMSLILFAPSWGGMINGIMTLSGAWHKLRTDPVLRFLIVSLSFYGMSTFEGPMMAIKTVNALSHYTDWTIGHVHSGALGWVAMVSIGSLYHLIPAIYGHGRMYSTQLINVHFWLATIGTVLYIVSMWISGVMQGLMWRAVNSDGTLTYSFVEGLEASYPFYFVRFLGGLFFVTGMLLMAYNVVKTVKAPKESLPALAEA, encoded by the coding sequence ATGATGAACCATTCCCAGCCTCAAGGCGCTGATTACAATTACACTGTTGTCCGCCAATTTGCCCTCACCACAGTTTTGTGGGGCATTATCGGTATGACAGTAGGTGTATTGATCGCGGCCCAGTTAATCTGGCCACAACTTAACTTCGAAACTCCATGGCTAACGTACAGTCGTCTAAGACCTCTGCACACCAACGCCGTGATTTTCGCGTTTGGTACTTCAGCGTTATTTGCAACATCCTATTATATCGTCCAGCGTACCTGCCAAACCCGCCTATTTGCACCTAAATTAGCTGCATTTACCTTCTGGGGATGGCAAGCCATTATTCTTTCAGCCGTTATTACTCTGCCGCTTGGTCTAACCAGCAGTAAAGAATACGCTGAACTTGAATGGCCTATCGACATCGCTATTACCATAGTGTGGGTAGCCTATGCCGTTGTGTTCTTTGGCACAATTGTGAAACGAACCACGTCACACATCTATGTGGCAAACTGGTTCTTCGGCGCCTTCATCATCACGGTTGCAGTTCTGCACATCGTGAACTCTATGGCAGTACCTGTCAGCCTGTTCAAGTCATACTCATTATACTCTGGCGCCGTCGATGCCATGGTGCAATGGTGGTATGGCCACAACGCCGTTGGCTTCCTACTGACCGCCGGTTTCCTGGGTATGATGTACTACTTCGTACCTAAGCAAGCAGGTCGTCCTGTTTATTCTTACCGTCTGTCTATCGTTCACTTCTGGGCATTAATTGCACTGTACATCTGGGCGGGTCCACACCACCTGCACTACACAGCGCTACCAGACTGGACACAGTCACTGGGTATGGTGATGTCTCTGATCCTGTTCGCACCTTCTTGGGGCGGTATGATCAACGGTATCATGACCCTGTCAGGCGCTTGGCATAAGCTAAGAACTGACCCTGTTCTACGTTTCTTGATCGTTTCTCTGTCTTTCTATGGTATGTCGACCTTCGAAGGTCCAATGATGGCCATTAAGACAGTTAACGCATTATCTCACTACACCGACTGGACCATAGGTCACGTTCACTCAGGCGCACTTGGCTGGGTGGCTATGGTATCTATCGGTTCGCTATACCACCTGATCCCTGCTATCTACGGTCACGGTCGTATGTACAGCACACAACTGATTAACGTTCACTTCTGGTTAGCGACTATCGGTACTGTACTTTACATCGTTTCAATGTGGATCTCGGGTGTTATGCAAGGTCTGATGTGGCGTGCAGTTAACTCTGACGGCACCCTAACCTACAGCTTCGTTGAAGGTTTGGAAGCATCATACCCATTCTACTTTGTTCGCTTCTTAGGTGGCCTGTTCTTCGTCACTGGTATGCTGCTAATGGCATACAACGTGGTTAAGACAGTAAAAGCGCCAAAAGAATCTTTGCCAGCGCTGGCTGAAGCATAA
- the ccoS gene encoding cbb3-type cytochrome oxidase assembly protein CcoS: MSIIYVLIPIAMLFVLVAVGIFFWAVKSEQFDDLDRQSVSILFDDDIKQKPSDSSDESTPR, from the coding sequence ATGAGTATTATCTATGTCTTGATCCCTATCGCCATGCTGTTCGTGCTCGTTGCCGTAGGCATCTTCTTCTGGGCGGTTAAATCTGAACAATTTGACGATCTCGACAGACAGAGCGTGTCTATCCTGTTCGATGACGACATCAAACAGAAGCCAAGTGATTCCAGCGATGAGTCGACGCCGCGTTGA
- a CDS encoding response regulator, which yields MLIDMAKKSPLFSGKKKAAETETGPAWRILIVDDEPDVHTVTKLALSRFKLDNRGIEFINAYSGEEAKRVLQDEKDVAMAFIDVVMESDHAGLELVKWIREEHNDRSIRLILRTGQPGQAPEEDVIVNYDINDYKAKAELDSRKLITSVYSALRSYRDIMEIEAAKQTQIRYREGLERVVKATSGLFELRTLYHFADGLLTQVANLLNLNNETLLLTCNAIDAMSKDLSTDKLHILAGTGQFASHHEQAIPEPIEKLLKRALQEQTCLYEDNLFVGYFPAKSGWINLLYMDNIHAIGDLDKKLIDIFAINVGVAFENLLLNKELEDTQSELIFRLGDVVESRSKEAANHVKRMAEYCYILAKLAGLDDQQADLIKHASPMHDIGKIATPDAVLLKPGKLNDEEWQIMRQHPAIGHQILGNSERPILNAAAIIALQHHEKYDGSGYPDGLKGDEIHIFARIVAIADVFDALSHERCYKPAWPLDEVIAEIAKGAGSHFDPDLTSLFIDNIEHFNKVRLALTDSN from the coding sequence ATGCTAATTGATATGGCGAAAAAGAGTCCACTGTTCTCAGGTAAGAAGAAAGCAGCCGAAACAGAAACAGGACCGGCCTGGCGCATACTGATCGTCGACGATGAGCCCGATGTACACACAGTAACAAAACTCGCACTGTCGCGGTTTAAACTAGATAACCGCGGCATAGAGTTTATTAATGCCTATAGCGGCGAAGAAGCAAAGCGGGTGTTACAAGATGAAAAAGACGTGGCCATGGCGTTTATCGACGTGGTCATGGAGAGCGATCACGCCGGTCTTGAGCTGGTCAAATGGATCCGTGAAGAGCATAACGACCGCAGCATCAGATTAATCCTGCGTACCGGTCAGCCGGGACAAGCGCCTGAAGAAGATGTGATCGTCAATTACGACATCAACGATTACAAGGCAAAGGCTGAATTGGATTCACGTAAGCTGATCACCAGCGTCTACTCCGCGCTGAGAAGTTACCGCGATATCATGGAGATCGAAGCGGCGAAACAAACGCAAATCCGCTACCGAGAGGGGCTAGAGCGTGTCGTCAAGGCGACCTCTGGCCTGTTTGAACTCAGAACTCTGTATCATTTTGCCGACGGTCTGCTGACTCAGGTCGCCAACCTCCTTAACCTCAACAACGAGACCTTACTGCTGACCTGCAATGCCATAGATGCGATGAGCAAGGATTTAAGTACCGACAAACTCCATATCCTGGCTGGCACCGGCCAATTTGCCAGTCACCATGAACAAGCCATCCCCGAGCCCATCGAGAAGCTGCTTAAACGGGCACTACAGGAACAGACATGCCTGTATGAAGACAACCTATTCGTCGGTTACTTCCCAGCAAAGAGTGGTTGGATCAATCTTTTGTATATGGACAACATACATGCCATTGGCGATCTGGATAAGAAGCTTATCGATATCTTTGCCATCAATGTCGGCGTCGCCTTCGAGAACCTGCTGCTGAACAAAGAGCTAGAAGATACCCAGTCAGAATTGATCTTCCGCCTAGGCGATGTGGTCGAGAGCCGCTCGAAGGAAGCCGCCAACCATGTGAAGCGTATGGCCGAGTACTGTTATATCCTGGCAAAATTGGCCGGGCTCGATGATCAACAGGCCGATCTCATCAAACACGCATCACCCATGCATGACATAGGTAAGATAGCGACGCCGGATGCCGTGTTATTAAAACCTGGAAAACTAAACGATGAAGAGTGGCAGATCATGCGTCAGCATCCCGCCATCGGTCACCAGATCTTGGGCAACTCAGAGCGCCCTATTCTCAACGCTGCCGCCATCATCGCCTTACAACACCATGAGAAGTACGATGGCAGTGGTTATCCTGATGGATTAAAAGGCGATGAAATTCATATCTTTGCACGCATTGTTGCTATCGCAGATGTGTTCGATGCGCTATCCCACGAGCGCTGCTATAAACCGGCCTGGCCACTAGATGAAGTGATAGCCGAGATCGCAAAAGGTGCAGGGTCACACTTTGATCCTGACCTTACCTCACTCTTTATCGATAACATAGAACACTTCAATAAGGTGCGATTAGCCCTAACTGATAGCAATTAA
- the ccoP gene encoding cytochrome-c oxidase, cbb3-type subunit III codes for MSSFWSIWITVLTIVVIAGCFILLFVVSKNTTGVEEGKSMGHSFDGIEEINNPLPKWWSYMFYITIIFGVVYLAAYPGLGNYKGFLGWSSSNQSIGTEKGIKEDSAAAVELAANEHRWVQYDQEVEKANAKYSPIFAAYLATPLEELVKNEEALKVGGRLFLQNCAQCHGSDARGSKGFPNLTDGDWLYGGDLATIKTTIMNGRNGMMPPKGGLPIEDSELKGLAEYVVKLSGRDHDEALAAQGQASFMKGCFACHGMDGTGNKFMGAPNLTDNTWLYGGSRGVIQESIKNGRSGVMPAWKDVLGEEKVHVIAAYVYSLSNK; via the coding sequence ATGAGTAGCTTCTGGAGTATTTGGATTACCGTACTCACAATTGTGGTAATCGCAGGATGTTTCATCCTACTGTTTGTTGTCTCTAAAAACACCACAGGTGTTGAAGAAGGCAAATCAATGGGTCACAGCTTTGATGGCATTGAAGAGATCAATAACCCACTGCCTAAGTGGTGGAGTTATATGTTCTACATCACCATCATCTTCGGTGTGGTCTATCTGGCAGCCTACCCAGGTCTTGGTAACTATAAAGGTTTCCTAGGCTGGTCAAGCTCGAACCAAAGCATTGGTACTGAAAAAGGTATCAAGGAAGATTCTGCCGCTGCCGTTGAACTGGCTGCAAATGAACATCGCTGGGTTCAGTATGACCAAGAGGTTGAGAAAGCCAATGCTAAGTACAGCCCGATCTTCGCGGCTTACCTAGCTACACCGCTCGAAGAGCTAGTGAAGAACGAAGAAGCCCTAAAAGTGGGTGGTCGTCTGTTCCTGCAAAACTGTGCTCAGTGCCACGGTAGTGACGCACGCGGTAGCAAGGGCTTCCCTAACCTGACTGACGGTGACTGGCTATATGGCGGCGATCTTGCCACCATCAAGACCACTATCATGAACGGTCGCAACGGCATGATGCCACCAAAAGGCGGTCTACCTATCGAAGACAGCGAGCTGAAAGGCCTGGCTGAATACGTCGTTAAACTGTCTGGTCGCGACCACGATGAAGCCTTGGCCGCACAAGGTCAGGCATCATTCATGAAAGGTTGTTTCGCCTGTCATGGTATGGACGGTACTGGTAACAAGTTCATGGGTGCACCTAACCTCACCGACAACACTTGGTTGTACGGCGGTAGTCGTGGTGTGATCCAAGAGAGCATTAAGAACGGTCGTTCTGGTGTAATGCCTGCTTGGAAAGATGTCTTGGGCGAAGAGAAAGTTCACGTCATCGCTGCCTATGTTTATAGCTTGTCAAACAAGTAA
- a CDS encoding heavy metal translocating P-type ATPase: MDALNCFHCGEPVTTGRQFETLIDNVPQPMCCPGCQAVSAAIIEAGLTNYYKYRTEPGSKQTALVPEALNAFSAFDLKEVQQDFVHQDVHKDKQSASTSLTIDGITCAACAWLIEHKLQHLDGINKIAVNTTTERAQVSWNPEKLKLSEILAQISRIGYQAAPYQVDDEEIQSKKNSRKFLLRLGLAGFATMQVMMFALALYSDYFTDLDVEFRDYFRWVSMIFAAPVVFYSAQPFYFSAVRAMLSGRLNMDVSVSIAICGAYIASCIATVSGQGEVYFESVSMFTFFLLLGRYFEQNARQKASISSNNLHKLIPLTANLLDKDGIQTEVPAKRLKVGDLIMVKPGEVIAADGDIIEGMSSVNEAMLTGEQMPVTKNITSQVYAGTINVDHPIKVQVTATGQDQLVAEIIRLQEAASNNKPKVALYVDTISNYFTWTILVVAALTYLVWKHYWPDDAFWVTLSVLVATCPCALALATPTAVTCATGLFTRLGVVARRSGVFEKLPKVDQVVFDKTGTLTCGSLTLRETKKFTQRFNQDASLDVLAIAAAMESHSIHPIAKAFAPYYQTGYRLDESQYVAGAGVQAKVNGTRYFLGSADFIRQNTSLTAIDGQCSVYLADNDALLAGFTLSDTVREDAKATLVTLKEMGFATCIASGDTSEHVEQVAKEVGIENLHKGLKPQDKLKLINQLKDEGKQVVMFGDGVNDAPVLAGANLSVAMGSGADIAKNSADLILLGDQLSRFPQAVRIAKMTEQIIRQNLIWALGYNLLIIPLAVTGHVLPYIAAIGMSASSLIVVANSLRLLKVRL, encoded by the coding sequence ATGGATGCGTTAAACTGCTTTCATTGCGGCGAGCCGGTAACCACCGGCCGCCAATTCGAGACCCTTATCGACAATGTCCCTCAGCCCATGTGTTGCCCCGGATGCCAGGCGGTATCTGCCGCCATCATAGAGGCGGGACTGACCAACTATTATAAGTATCGCACCGAGCCCGGCAGCAAGCAGACGGCGCTGGTGCCCGAAGCCCTTAACGCCTTTTCCGCCTTCGATCTTAAAGAGGTGCAGCAGGACTTTGTGCATCAAGACGTGCATAAAGACAAACAGAGTGCCAGCACCTCTCTAACCATAGATGGCATTACCTGCGCGGCCTGCGCCTGGTTGATCGAACATAAGCTTCAGCATCTCGACGGCATCAACAAGATAGCAGTCAACACCACCACAGAGCGGGCTCAGGTCAGCTGGAATCCGGAAAAACTCAAACTGTCAGAGATCCTGGCACAGATCAGCCGTATCGGCTATCAAGCCGCTCCCTATCAGGTGGATGACGAAGAGATACAGAGCAAGAAGAACAGTCGTAAGTTCCTGCTCAGACTCGGCCTGGCAGGCTTTGCGACCATGCAGGTGATGATGTTTGCCCTGGCGCTCTACTCTGATTACTTTACCGATCTCGACGTGGAGTTCAGGGACTATTTTCGCTGGGTCAGCATGATCTTCGCCGCGCCCGTGGTCTTCTATTCGGCGCAGCCCTTCTATTTTAGCGCCGTGCGCGCCATGTTATCCGGCCGGCTCAACATGGACGTGTCTGTGTCCATCGCCATCTGCGGCGCCTATATCGCCAGCTGTATCGCTACGGTATCTGGCCAGGGCGAAGTCTATTTCGAATCCGTCAGCATGTTTACCTTCTTCCTGCTGCTGGGACGCTATTTCGAGCAAAATGCGCGGCAGAAGGCCTCGATTAGCTCCAATAACCTGCACAAATTGATCCCGCTCACCGCCAACTTGCTCGATAAAGATGGCATCCAGACCGAAGTCCCCGCTAAGCGTCTCAAGGTTGGTGACCTCATTATGGTTAAGCCCGGTGAGGTGATCGCCGCCGATGGCGATATCATCGAGGGGATGAGCAGCGTCAATGAGGCCATGCTTACTGGCGAGCAGATGCCGGTGACCAAGAATATCACCAGCCAGGTGTATGCGGGCACCATCAACGTGGATCACCCGATAAAGGTGCAAGTCACCGCGACCGGGCAAGACCAATTGGTCGCCGAAATCATTCGCCTGCAAGAGGCGGCATCGAACAACAAGCCAAAGGTGGCGCTCTACGTCGATACTATCTCCAACTATTTCACCTGGACCATCTTAGTGGTTGCCGCCCTCACCTATCTGGTATGGAAGCACTATTGGCCGGATGATGCCTTTTGGGTCACGCTTTCCGTCTTGGTCGCTACCTGCCCCTGCGCGCTGGCATTGGCGACACCGACTGCGGTGACCTGCGCTACCGGCCTCTTTACCAGGCTTGGGGTGGTTGCTCGCCGCTCGGGTGTGTTTGAGAAACTACCCAAAGTCGATCAGGTGGTGTTTGATAAGACGGGCACTCTCACCTGCGGCAGCCTCACTCTGCGCGAGACTAAGAAATTTACTCAGCGTTTTAACCAAGATGCCTCTCTCGATGTGCTGGCCATCGCCGCCGCCATGGAGTCGCATTCGATTCATCCCATCGCTAAAGCGTTTGCGCCTTACTACCAGACTGGCTATCGCTTGGATGAGAGTCAGTATGTAGCAGGTGCGGGCGTGCAGGCTAAGGTCAATGGCACCCGCTATTTCCTCGGCAGCGCGGATTTTATTCGCCAAAACACAAGTCTTACCGCTATCGACGGCCAATGCAGCGTCTATCTTGCCGATAACGACGCGCTACTCGCCGGCTTTACCTTGAGCGATACGGTGCGAGAAGATGCTAAGGCAACTCTGGTAACCCTCAAGGAGATGGGCTTTGCTACCTGTATCGCCAGTGGTGACACCAGTGAACACGTAGAGCAAGTTGCCAAAGAAGTGGGCATAGAAAACTTGCACAAAGGTCTCAAGCCCCAAGATAAACTTAAACTTATCAATCAGCTAAAAGATGAGGGCAAGCAGGTTGTCATGTTCGGCGATGGTGTAAACGATGCGCCAGTTCTGGCAGGTGCCAATCTGTCGGTGGCCATGGGCAGCGGCGCGGACATCGCCAAAAACAGCGCCGATCTTATCCTGCTCGGCGATCAGCTATCCCGCTTTCCTCAGGCGGTTCGCATCGCCAAGATGACCGAGCAGATCATCAGACAAAACCTGATCTGGGCGCTTGGCTATAACCTGCTTATCATTCCTTTGGCGGTAACTGGACACGTGTTACCCTACATTGCTGCCATAGGTATGTCGGCCAGCTCATTAATTGTTGTCGCCAATAGCCTCAGACTACTAAAGGTTCGTTTATGA
- the ccoO gene encoding cytochrome-c oxidase, cbb3-type subunit II, translated as MKFNHEIVEKNIGLLGIFTVIAISIGGLVQITPLLFQKDTTEPVNGLRPYSALELEGRDIYIREGCVGCHSQMIRPLRAETERYGHYSVAGESVWDHPFLWGSKRTGPDLARVGGRYSDKWHEVHLLDPRAVVPQSNMPAFPWLAENVLDGELTAKKMEVFRGFGVPYSQDDIDNAKKAVEGKTEMQALIAYLQSLGHALK; from the coding sequence ATGAAATTTAATCATGAGATAGTCGAGAAAAACATCGGTCTGCTAGGTATCTTTACCGTAATTGCTATCAGTATTGGTGGCCTGGTACAGATCACTCCCCTGCTATTCCAAAAAGACACTACTGAGCCAGTAAACGGACTACGTCCATACTCAGCACTTGAGCTCGAAGGTCGTGACATCTACATCCGTGAAGGTTGTGTAGGTTGTCACAGCCAGATGATTCGTCCGCTACGTGCTGAAACTGAGCGTTACGGTCACTACTCTGTTGCCGGTGAATCAGTTTGGGATCACCCATTCCTGTGGGGTTCTAAGCGTACTGGTCCAGACTTGGCCCGTGTTGGCGGTCGTTACAGCGACAAGTGGCATGAAGTTCACCTACTTGATCCTCGCGCAGTAGTACCACAATCAAACATGCCTGCCTTCCCTTGGTTGGCCGAGAACGTCCTAGATGGCGAGCTAACGGCTAAGAAGATGGAAGTGTTCCGTGGTTTCGGCGTGCCTTACTCTCAAGATGATATCGACAACGCTAAGAAAGCGGTTGAAGGTAAGACTGAGATGCAGGCACTAATTGCATACCTGCAGTCGCTAGGTCACGCACTGAAATAA
- a CDS encoding CcoQ/FixQ family Cbb3-type cytochrome c oxidase assembly chaperone: MDYGTVQGIITIVVMVTFVGIFAWAYSGRRKAQFDEAANLVFSDDEKHKDSGEHK, encoded by the coding sequence ATGGATTACGGCACAGTACAAGGGATTATTACCATTGTTGTCATGGTGACGTTTGTCGGTATTTTTGCATGGGCTTATAGCGGTCGCCGTAAAGCGCAGTTTGACGAGGCCGCTAACCTTGTTTTCTCAGATGATGAGAAGCACAAGGACTCAGGAGAACATAAGTGA
- a CDS encoding tyrosine-type recombinase/integrase: MHALPLFESIDYIEAGNPIINQHITAIAMNSVEDAGLVYELASDLLFAQRENENSYKSFRSEITCFLNWCFDVVQQSPGQISRRDMDKFVAYCQSPPKELIGQFNVAQFKLDKASQQRVPNPLWRPFVGKRGEEYRLSDNALKTKMAILSSFYGFLMAEDYCERNPAQAWMNHSKFAHKRKFAMSEEEGSGLAFTELQWSYVISSVEQLAIAEPQIHQRSLFLIKLIYGCYLRVSDVSARSGYSPIMGQFKQDKQTGIWRFHIPKSKGGKQRQIPLSNALIEALKKYREHLGLSPLPGYQEQTPIFVRHRAAGRGREAGLVDANLGIRQVREAVQSLINHAADQAATDGLLEDAEVMRKLTVHSIRHTGITHDINLNGRPLSHVQADAGHESIDTTSQYLHTSQAERHQSAANKPMDRLAGIE, encoded by the coding sequence TTGCACGCCTTACCTCTATTTGAATCGATTGACTATATCGAAGCCGGCAACCCCATCATCAATCAGCACATTACGGCGATAGCCATGAATAGCGTCGAAGATGCAGGCTTGGTTTATGAGCTGGCATCCGATCTACTGTTCGCCCAGCGAGAAAATGAGAACAGTTATAAGAGTTTTCGTAGTGAAATCACCTGTTTTCTAAATTGGTGTTTCGATGTGGTGCAGCAGTCGCCGGGGCAAATAAGTCGGCGTGACATGGATAAATTCGTGGCCTACTGTCAGTCGCCACCAAAGGAATTAATCGGTCAGTTTAATGTTGCCCAGTTTAAACTCGACAAGGCGAGTCAGCAGCGCGTGCCCAATCCGTTATGGCGACCCTTTGTGGGAAAACGAGGGGAAGAATACCGCCTTAGCGATAACGCCCTCAAGACTAAGATGGCGATACTCTCCTCATTCTATGGCTTCTTGATGGCGGAAGATTACTGTGAGCGCAATCCAGCTCAGGCCTGGATGAACCATTCAAAGTTTGCCCATAAACGAAAGTTTGCCATGAGCGAAGAGGAGGGCAGTGGACTCGCCTTTACCGAATTGCAATGGTCTTATGTTATCTCAAGTGTCGAACAACTTGCCATCGCGGAACCTCAAATCCATCAACGCAGTTTGTTCCTTATCAAGTTGATTTACGGTTGTTATTTGCGTGTCTCTGATGTGAGTGCGCGGAGTGGTTACAGCCCTATCATGGGACAATTTAAGCAAGACAAGCAGACAGGGATCTGGCGTTTTCATATTCCTAAGAGTAAAGGGGGCAAGCAGCGACAAATCCCATTGTCTAATGCATTAATAGAGGCACTCAAAAAGTACCGCGAACATTTGGGGCTGTCACCTTTACCCGGCTATCAGGAACAGACGCCAATTTTCGTGCGCCATAGGGCCGCTGGGCGAGGACGTGAAGCGGGATTGGTCGACGCAAATCTGGGCATTCGCCAGGTAAGAGAGGCGGTGCAGTCGCTGATTAATCACGCCGCTGACCAGGCTGCCACGGATGGGCTTTTGGAAGATGCAGAGGTGATGCGAAAACTGACAGTGCATAGCATCCGTCATACCGGGATCACCCATGACATTAATCTCAATGGTCGGCCCTTATCTCATGTTCAGGCGGACGCAGGGCATGAGAGCATTGATACCACGTCTCAGTATCTGCACACATCTCAGGCCGAAAGGCATCAGAGTGCAGCTAATAAGCCTATGGACAGATTAGCCGGCATAGAATAA
- a CDS encoding AraC family transcriptional regulator has translation MLITSGNSMIQSLADTAFAYGRREGDHDTSIPDLTLHIRNTPTEPLHCIYTLSLSLILQGSKQVAIDDRLRICSAGQSMLTTFDLPVISHVTEATRYHPFIGLVLKLDYGLIAQTCTELNLERPSKDLRYQAISTQDIDTGLCDAMSRLLGLHLTPEYIESLAQLYKKEIVIRLLHGSHGMHLRHLASVGSPSRQIVQIVAWMKQNFAQAIGINELADKAHMSASAFRQHFKALTGSSPLQYLKHLRLQEARDQMLLNGLDASQASGVVGYESPSQFSREYSRLFGLPPQKDIQRLRQA, from the coding sequence ATGTTAATCACTAGCGGTAACAGCATGATTCAGTCTCTAGCAGATACAGCATTTGCTTACGGGAGAAGGGAAGGTGACCATGACACTAGCATCCCTGACCTGACGCTTCACATCAGAAACACCCCGACCGAGCCACTGCACTGTATCTATACCTTGAGTCTGTCGCTTATCTTGCAAGGCAGTAAACAAGTCGCTATCGACGACCGTTTGCGCATCTGTAGCGCAGGACAATCTATGCTCACAACATTTGATTTGCCAGTCATTTCACATGTGACAGAAGCGACAAGGTATCATCCGTTTATCGGCTTAGTCTTGAAGTTGGACTATGGATTAATTGCCCAGACTTGCACTGAACTTAATCTGGAAAGACCATCCAAAGATCTTAGATATCAAGCAATTTCTACCCAAGATATCGATACCGGATTGTGTGATGCGATGAGCCGTTTGCTGGGGTTACATCTCACGCCTGAATATATCGAAAGCCTGGCGCAACTGTATAAAAAGGAAATCGTTATTCGATTGCTCCATGGTTCACATGGAATGCACTTGCGACATTTGGCGTCGGTTGGCTCGCCGAGCAGGCAAATCGTACAGATAGTGGCTTGGATGAAGCAGAATTTCGCTCAGGCGATAGGCATCAACGAATTAGCCGACAAAGCCCATATGAGTGCATCAGCGTTTCGGCAACACTTTAAAGCATTGACGGGTAGCAGCCCATTGCAATATCTCAAGCATCTGCGCCTGCAGGAAGCAAGGGACCAGATGCTGTTAAATGGTTTAGATGCCAGCCAGGCAAGCGGAGTCGTTGGCTATGAAAGCCCATCTCAATTTAGCCGTGAATACAGTCGGCTATTTGGGCTTCCTCCACAAAAGGATATCCAGCGATTACGTCAGGCGTAA
- a CDS encoding FixH family protein, whose amino-acid sequence MNKPQAWYKQFWPWFLIILPLCAVFASVNLMLLAVENKDSLVSEDYYKDGKAINMDLRKIKHAKQLGLQFELHLTQDELTLTQHGGEPYTAALNVSFYHPTLQEKDFAEVATADGNQVYHIALNSPLQGSWEVRLEGFDGTWRIQKRLELKDNQQYWLN is encoded by the coding sequence ATGAATAAACCACAAGCTTGGTATAAACAGTTTTGGCCTTGGTTTCTGATTATTTTGCCGCTGTGTGCCGTATTTGCCAGTGTGAATTTGATGTTGCTCGCAGTCGAAAATAAAGACTCCTTAGTATCGGAAGACTATTACAAAGACGGCAAGGCCATTAACATGGACCTGCGTAAGATTAAACACGCCAAGCAACTTGGCTTGCAGTTTGAGTTGCATCTAACCCAAGATGAACTCACCCTCACCCAGCATGGCGGTGAGCCCTATACGGCTGCGCTCAACGTATCCTTCTATCATCCAACGCTACAAGAGAAAGATTTCGCCGAGGTTGCCACCGCCGACGGTAATCAGGTTTACCATATCGCGCTCAACTCGCCGCTTCAGGGCAGCTGGGAAGTCAGACTGGAAGGGTTTGATGGCACATGGCGCATCCAAAAACGTCTCGAGCTAAAAGATAATCAACAATACTGGTTAAATTAA
- a CDS encoding flavodoxin family protein yields the protein MGRWILIGLLIALALVTLIALVVTRIENAQYTKNRSHLSSTPTGRAAKVNTVIVVFSRSGNTGVLADHIALQTAGHVYEISAESYQLGISGWINALKDARSNVADITPSHIDLEPYDTVFLGSPIWLYSPAPPIWQFVKDNDFTGKNVVLFNTFNSKFKQQYIDDFAKLVFAKGAKSFKHRYVKRGRMGDQISQQQMLKEFDAQSTEVKQVGHVYVNH from the coding sequence ATGGGTCGTTGGATATTGATTGGTTTACTGATCGCGCTGGCATTAGTAACACTAATAGCCTTGGTCGTGACGCGGATTGAAAACGCCCAGTACACGAAAAATAGATCGCATCTGTCCAGCACACCGACCGGTCGAGCGGCCAAGGTCAATACGGTTATTGTGGTGTTCTCCCGCTCTGGCAATACTGGCGTCCTGGCGGACCATATTGCGCTGCAAACCGCGGGTCATGTGTATGAGATCTCGGCCGAGAGTTACCAACTTGGGATCTCGGGCTGGATTAACGCGCTGAAAGACGCAAGAAGCAATGTCGCCGACATTACACCATCGCATATTGATCTCGAGCCTTATGACACTGTCTTTTTAGGTTCGCCTATCTGGCTCTATAGTCCGGCACCACCGATATGGCAGTTTGTCAAAGACAATGATTTTACGGGCAAAAACGTCGTGCTCTTTAATACCTTCAACAGCAAATTTAAGCAGCAATACATTGATGATTTTGCTAAATTGGTTTTTGCTAAAGGCGCCAAATCATTTAAGCACAGGTACGTAAAACGAGGACGTATGGGCGACCAAATTTCACAGCAGCAGATGCTGAAAGAATTTGACGCGCAATCAACCGAGGTCAAGCAAGTAGGGCATGTCTATGTTAATCACTAG